In a genomic window of Melitaea cinxia chromosome 2, ilMelCinx1.1, whole genome shotgun sequence:
- the LOC123665600 gene encoding uncharacterized protein LOC123665600, giving the protein MFINLFVLFSIFGLHRTLHYDDGPGIEFKKPPTEGRRCGICPTYFHKLCAFDFQTNETYIFDNVCIMDLYNCIHGTEFVKLNYENCLYFGNFAYVHGLKYEDYDYGEDHFIITNSKKNPDFV; this is encoded by the exons ATGTTTATTAACTTGTTCGTATTGTTTTCTATATTTG GTTTACATCGAACACTACACTATGATGATGGTCCCGGCATCGAATTTAAAAAACCACCCACTGAAGGCCGCAG GTGCGGTATTTGTCCAACATATTTCCACAAGTTGTGCGCGTTCGACTTTCAGACAAACGAGACGTATATATTTGACAACGTTTGTATTATGGATTTGTATAATTGTATTCACGGCACAG AAttcgtaaaattaaattacgaaAATTGTTTATACTTCGGAAACTTCGCGTATGTTCATGGACTAAAGTATGAAGATTACGACTACGGGGAAGATCACTTTATCATTACAAACTCCAAAAAGAATCCAGATTTCGTTTAA